In Lutra lutra chromosome 13, mLutLut1.2, whole genome shotgun sequence, one genomic interval encodes:
- the PIGO gene encoding GPI ethanolamine phosphate transferase 3 isoform X4 encodes MQKISVLLFLAWVCFLFYAGIALFTSGFLLTRLELTNHSSCQEPPGPGSLPWGSQGKPGACWMASRFSRLVLVLIDALRFDFAHPQRSHGPGEPPVSLPFLGKLDSLQRILEIQPHHARLYQSKADPPTTTMQRLKALTTGSLPTFIDAGSNFASYAIVEDNLIKQLASAGRRVVFMGDDTWKDLFPGAFSQAFFFPSFNVRDLHTVDNGILEHLYPTMDSGKWDMLIAHFLGVDHCGHKYGPHHPEMAKKLSQMDQVIQGLVERLENDTLLVVIGDHGMTMTGDHGGDSELEISAALFLYSPKALFSGAPPEEPEIVPQISLVPTLALLLGLPIPFGNIGEVMTELFSEVEDSQPHSSALAQASALHLNARQVSRFLHAYSAASQDLQITELHRLQNLFSNASADYQRLLQSPQGAEAALQTVITELQQFLRGVRAMCIQSWARFSLGRMAGGAALMAAACFLCLLVSQWATYPGFCFRPFLLIPMACGLVGTILCAGLLTTTGLKLDPVVLGAMAAVGSLLPFLWKAWAGWGSKRPLAALLPIPGPVLLFLLIRFAAFFSDSFVVAEARATPFLLGSLILLLIAQLHWEGKLLPPKLLTMPRLCFPASTGPPQHSGTYALGLGVGLLLCIRLAGLFHRCPEETPACRSSPWLSPLASMVGGRAKNLWYGACVGALVALLAVVRLWLRRYSNLKSPEPSVLFVRWGLPLMVLGTAAYWALASGADEAPPRLRALVAGASVVLPRAVAALAASGLMLLLWRPVTVLVKATTGAPRTRTVLTPFSGPPTSQADLDYVVPQIYRHMQEEFRGRLERTRSRGPLTVAAYQLGSVYSAAMVTALTLLAFPLLLLHAERISLVFLLLFLQSFLLLHLLAAGIPITTPGKYVSQPLFIQGQ; translated from the exons ATGCAGAAGATCTCAGTGCTGCTCTTCCTGGCCTgggtctgcttcctcttctaCGCCGGCATTGCTCTCTTCACCAGTGGCTTCCTGCTCACCCGTTTGGAACTCACCAACCATAGCAGCTGCCAAGAGCCCCCAGGCCCTGGGTCCCTGCCATGGGGGAGCCAAGGGAAGCCTGGGGCCTGCTGGATGGCTTCTCGATTCTCTCGGCTTGTGTTGGTGCTGATAGATGCTCTGCGATTTGACTTTGCCCATCCCCAGCGCTCCCACGGTCCTGGAGagcctcctgtctctctgcccttcctgggcAAATTGGACTCCTTGCAAAGGATCCTGGAGATTCAGCCCCACCATGCCAGGCTCTACCAATCTAAGGCtgatccccccaccaccaccatgcaGCGCCTGAAGGCCCTCACCACAGGCTCACTGCCTACCTTTATCGATGCTGGCAGTAACTTTGCCAGCTATGCCATAGTGGAAGACAATCTCATTAAGCAGCTCGCCAGTGCAG GAAGGCGTGTGGTCTTCATGGGAGATGATACCTGGAAAGATCTTTTTCCTGGAGCTTTCTCCCAAGCTTTCTTCTTCCCATCCTTCAATGTCAGAGACCTGCACACAGTGGACAATGGCATCCTGGAACACCTGTATCCAACCA TGGACAGTGGTAAATGGGATATGCTGATTGCTCACTTCCTGGGTGTGGATCACTGTGGCCACAAGTATGGCCCTCACCACCCTGAAATGGCCAAGAAACTTAGCCAAATGGACCAGGTGATCCA GGGACTTGTGGAGCGTCTGGAGAATGACACACTGCTGGTCGTGATTGGGGACCATGGGATGACCATGACTGGGGACCATGGAGGAGACAGTGAGCTGGAGATCTCTGCTGCACTTTTTCTGTACAGTCCCAAAGCCCTCTTTTCTGGTGCCCCCCCAGAG GAGCCAGAGATAGTTCCTCAAATCAGCCTTGTGCCTACACTGGCCCTGCTGCTGGGTCTGCCCATTCCATTTGGGAACATTGGGGAGGTGATGACTGAGCTGTTCTCAGAGGTTGAAGACTCCCAgcctcactcctctgctctggcCCAAGCCTCAGCTCTCCATCTCAATGCCCGGCAG GTATCCCGGTTTCTTCACGCCTACTCAGCTGCTTCTCAGGACCTTCAAATTACAGAGCTTCATCGGCTGCAGAACCTTTTCTCCAATGCCTCTGCTGACTACCAGCGGCTTCTGCAGAGCCCCCAGGGGGCTGAGGCAGCACTACAGACTGTGATTACTGAGCTGCAGCAGTTCCTGCGGGGAGTTCGGGCCATGTGCATTCAGTCTTGGGCTCGTTTCTCTCTGGGTCGCATGGCTGGGGGTGCTGCTCTCATGGCCGCTGCCTGCTTTCTTTGTCTGCTGGTATCCCAGTGGGCGACATACCCAGGCTTCTGCTTCCGCCCCTTCCTCCTAATACCCATGGCCTGTGGTCTGGTTGGTACCATATTGTGTGCTGGACTCCTGACAACTACTGGGCTGAAGCTGGATCCAGTGGTCCTAGGGGCTATGGCTGCAGTGGGCTCACTCCTGCCTTTTCTGTGGAAAGCGTGGGCTGGCTGGGGGTCCAAGAGGCCCCTGGCAGCCCTACTTCCCATCCCTGGGCCTGTCCTGTTATTCCTGCTCATTCGCTTTGCTGCTTTCTTCTCTGATAGCTTTGTTGTAGCTGAGGCGAGGGCCACCCCCTTCCTTTTGGGCTCCCTCATCTTGCTCCTGATTGCCCAGCTTCACTGGGAGGGCAAGTTGCTCCCACCTAAGCTGCTCACAATGCCCCGCCTTTGCTTTCCGGCCTCCACAGGCCCGCCCCAGCACAGTGGCACTTATGCCCTGGGACTTGGAGTAGGGTTGCTTTTATGTATAAGGCTAGCTGGGCTTTTTCATCGCTGCCCTGAAGAAACGCCTGCTTGCCGTTCCTCTCCCTGGCTGAGTCCCTTGGCATCCATGGTGGGTGGTCGAGCCAAGAATTTGTGGTATGGAGCTTGTGTGGGGGCTTTGGTAGCCCTGTTAGCTGTCGTGCGCCTGTGGCTTCGCCGCTATAGCAATCTCAAGAGTCCTGAGCCCTCTGTGCTCTTTGTGCGCTGGGGGCTGCCCCTTATGGTACTGGGCACTGCTGCCTACTGGGCGCTGGCGTCAGGGGCAGATGAAGCACCCCCACGTCTCCGGGCCTTGGTTGCTGGGGCATCAGTTGTGCTGCCTAGAGCTGTGGCCGCGTTGGCCGCTTCAGGGCTCATGCTGCTGCTCTGGAGGCCCGTGACAGTGCTAGTAAAGGCTACGACAGGGGCCCCAAGGACCAGGACTGTCCTCACTCCCTTCTCAGGCCCCCCCACTTCTCAGGCTGATTTGGATTACGTGGTACCTCAGATCTACCGACACATGCAGGAGGAGTTCCGGGGCCGGCTAGAGAGGACCAGGTCCCGGGGCCCCCTGACTGTGGCGGCCTATCAGTTGGGGAGTGTCTACTCAGCTGCTATGGTCACGGCACTCACCCTCTTGGCCTTCCCACTTCTGCTATTGCATGCAGAGCGTATTAGCCTGGTGTTCCTGCTTCTGTTTCTGCAGAGCTTCCTTCTCCTGCATCTGCTTGCTGCTGGGATACCCATCACCACCCCTGGTAAATACGTTTCTCAGCCCTTATTCATCCAAGGACAGTAG
- the STOML2 gene encoding stomatin-like protein 2, mitochondrial isoform X1, protein MLARAARGTGALLLRGSVQASGRASRRASSGLPRNTVVLFVPQQEAWVVERMGRFHRILEPGLNILIPVLDRIRYVQSLKEIVINVPEQSAVTLDNVTLQIDGVLYLRIMDPYKASYGVEDPEYAVTQLAQTTMRSELGKLSLDKVFRERESLNASIVDAINQAADCWGIRCLRYEIKDIHVPPRVKESMQMQVEAERRKRATVLESEGTRESAINVAEGKKQAQILASEAEKAEQINQAAGEASAVLAKAKAKAEAIRILAAALTQHNGDAAASLTVAEQYVSAFSKLAKDSNTILLPSNPGDVTSMVAQAMGVYGALTKAPAPGAQDSVSSGSSRGVQGTDGSLDEEFDRVKLS, encoded by the exons ATGCTGGCGCGCGCGGCGCGGGGGACTGGGGCCCTTTTGCTGAGG GGCTCCGTACAGGCTTCTGGTCGTGCTTCGCGTCGCGCCTCCTCTGGATTGCCCCGAAACACCGTGGTACTGTTTGTGCCGcagcaggaggcctgggtggtGGAGCGAATGGGCCGATTCCATCGGATCTTGGAGCCT GGCTTGAACATCCTCATCCCTGTGTTAGACCGGATCCGATATGTGCAGAGTCTCAAGGAAATTGTCATCAACGTGCCTGAGCAGTCGGCTGTGACTCTCG ACAATGTAACTCTGCAAATCGATGGAGTCCTTTATCTGCGAATCATGGACCCTTACAAG GCAAGCTATGGTGTAGAGGACCCTGAGTATGCTGTCACACAGCTAGCTCAGACAACCATGAGATCAGAGCTCGGCAAACTCTCTCTGGACAAAGTCTTCCGG GAGCGGGAGTCCCTGAATGCTAGCATTGTGGATGCCATCAATCAGGCTGCTGACTGCTGGGGCATTCGCTGCCTCCGTTATGAGATCAAGGATATCCACGTGCCACCCCGGGTGAAAGAGTCCATGCAGATGCAg GTGGAGGCAGAGAGGCGGAAACGGGCCACAGTTCTAGAGTCTGAGGGGACCCGAGAGTCAGCCATCAacgtggcagagggaaagaagcaggcACAGATCCTGGCCTCCGAGGCGGAAAAGGCTGAACAAATAAATCAGGCAGCAG GAGAGGCCAGTGCAGTTCTGGCCAAGGCCAAGGCTAAGGCTGAAGCTATTCGGATCCTGGCTGCAGCTCTGACACAACAT AATGGAGATGCAGCAGCCTCACTGACTGTGGCTGAGCAGTATGTCAGTGCTTTCTCCAAACTGGCTAAGGACTCCAACACTATTCTGCTGCCCTCCAACCCTGGCGATGTCACCAGTATGGTGGCTCAG GCCATGGGTGTATATGGGGCCCTCACCAAAGCCCCAGCGCCAGGGGCCCAGGACTCAGTCTCCAGCGGGAGCAGCAGAGGTGTCCAGGGCACAGATGGAAGTCTTGATGAGGAATTTGATCGAGTCAAACTAAGTTAA
- the STOML2 gene encoding stomatin-like protein 2, mitochondrial isoform X2 codes for MDPYKASYGVEDPEYAVTQLAQTTMRSELGKLSLDKVFRERESLNASIVDAINQAADCWGIRCLRYEIKDIHVPPRVKESMQMQVEAERRKRATVLESEGTRESAINVAEGKKQAQILASEAEKAEQINQAAGEASAVLAKAKAKAEAIRILAAALTQHNGDAAASLTVAEQYVSAFSKLAKDSNTILLPSNPGDVTSMVAQAMGVYGALTKAPAPGAQDSVSSGSSRGVQGTDGSLDEEFDRVKLS; via the exons ATGGACCCTTACAAG GCAAGCTATGGTGTAGAGGACCCTGAGTATGCTGTCACACAGCTAGCTCAGACAACCATGAGATCAGAGCTCGGCAAACTCTCTCTGGACAAAGTCTTCCGG GAGCGGGAGTCCCTGAATGCTAGCATTGTGGATGCCATCAATCAGGCTGCTGACTGCTGGGGCATTCGCTGCCTCCGTTATGAGATCAAGGATATCCACGTGCCACCCCGGGTGAAAGAGTCCATGCAGATGCAg GTGGAGGCAGAGAGGCGGAAACGGGCCACAGTTCTAGAGTCTGAGGGGACCCGAGAGTCAGCCATCAacgtggcagagggaaagaagcaggcACAGATCCTGGCCTCCGAGGCGGAAAAGGCTGAACAAATAAATCAGGCAGCAG GAGAGGCCAGTGCAGTTCTGGCCAAGGCCAAGGCTAAGGCTGAAGCTATTCGGATCCTGGCTGCAGCTCTGACACAACAT AATGGAGATGCAGCAGCCTCACTGACTGTGGCTGAGCAGTATGTCAGTGCTTTCTCCAAACTGGCTAAGGACTCCAACACTATTCTGCTGCCCTCCAACCCTGGCGATGTCACCAGTATGGTGGCTCAG GCCATGGGTGTATATGGGGCCCTCACCAAAGCCCCAGCGCCAGGGGCCCAGGACTCAGTCTCCAGCGGGAGCAGCAGAGGTGTCCAGGGCACAGATGGAAGTCTTGATGAGGAATTTGATCGAGTCAAACTAAGTTAA
- the ATOSB gene encoding atos homolog protein B isoform X2, with translation MRHVQAEPSPSSEPEAGPSQPAVRQGALQGGLLMGYSPAGGVTSPRVYQVSIFSPPAGASEPHRALKRPAPPTEVPRELKRGPGLGAREGLPPEEPSTVRLLGPEGLGLGLGVTSQHFCHHGLCVVEQGTSSTSPWTSGAQSPPCSPSNASCNSLHTRDWASPDPGRQGSLGESPGPAPLGQLHTFDTDLHSLAQIGGPCPTKRRLLPAGEALDVSSEDEGPAPRRRRGTLGHPPAANSSDAKATPFWSHLLPGPKEPVLDPTDCSPMGRRLKGARRLKLSSLRSLRKGPGLLSPPSASLVPTPAVSRTLLGNFEESLLRGRFAPSGHIEGFTAEIGASGSYCPQHVTLPVTVTFFDVSEQNAPAPFLGVVDLNPLGRKGYSVPKVGTIQVTLFNPNQTVVKMFLVTFDFSDMPAAHMTFLRHRLFLVPVGEEGNASPTCRLLCYLLHLRFRSSRSGRLSLHGDIRLLFSRRSLELDTGLPYELQAVTESPHNPRYSPLP, from the exons ATGCGCCACGTGCAGGCGGAGCCGTCTCCATCCTCAGAACCAGAGGCTGGCCCTTCGCAGCCTGCAGTCAGGCAGGGGGCCCTCCAGGGTGGCCTGCTCATGGGCTACAGCCCAGCAGGGGGGGTGACATCCCCCAGGGTCTACCAGGTATCCATCTTTTCCCCTCCAGCTGGTGCCTCCGAGCCTCATAGGGCCCTCAAACGGCCAGCCCCACCCACTGAGGTTCCCAGGGAGCTGAAGAGAGGTCCTGGGCTGGGGGCCAGAGAGGGACTACCCCCTGAAGAACCATCTACTGTGAGGCTACTAGGCCCAGAGGGACTGGGGCTGGGACTGGGTGTGACCAGCCAGCATTTCTGCCATCATGGCCTCTGTGTTGTGGAACAGGGAACTAGCTCCACCTCACCTTGGACTTCAGGGGCCCAAAGTCCCCCCTGTTCCCCATCAAATGCTTCCTGCAACAGTTTGCACACCAGAGACTGGGCTTCCCCAGATCCAGGGAGACAGGGGTCCCTGGGGGAGTCTCCAGGGCCAGCCCCTCTGGGCCAGCTGCACACATTTGACACTGATTTGCACAGTCTTGCACAAATAGGGG GCCCCTGCCCCACCAAGCGAAGGCTGCTTCCTGCTGGAGAAGCCCTGGATGTCAGCTCTGAGGATGAGGGGCCAGCCCCTCGGAGGCGCCGGGGAACCCTGGGCCACCCTCCTGCTGCCAACAGTTCTGATGCCAAAGCCACACCCTTCTGGAGCCATCTGCTGCCTGGGCCCAAGGAGCCTGTGCTG GACCCAACAGACTGCAGTCCCATGGGGCGGAGGCTGAAAGGTGCCCGTCGCCTGAAGCT GAGCTCCCTTCGAAGCCTCCGGAAGGGGCCAGGCCTGCTGAGCCCCCCCAGTGCCTCCCTTGTTCCTACCCCTGCCGTCAGCCGTACCCTGCTGGGCAACTTTGAG GAATCATTGCTGCGAGGACGCTTTGCACCATCTGGCCACATTGAGGGCTTCACGGCAGAGATTGGAGCTAGTGGATCCTATTGCCCCCAGCATGTCACGCTGCCTGTCACTGTCACCTTCTTTGATGTTTCTGAGCAAAATGCCCCGGCCCCCTTCCTG GGTGTCGTGGACCTGAACCCCCTGGGGAGGAAGGGTTACAGCGTGCCCAAGGTGGGCACCATCCAAGTG ACCTTATTTAACCCCAACCAGACTGTGGTGAAGATGTTCCTTGTGACTTTTGACTTCTCGGACATGCCTGCTGCCCATATGACCTTCCTGCGCCATCGCCTCTTTTTGGTGCCTGTGGGTGAGGAGGGAAATGCTAGCCCCACCTGCCGCCTCCTCTGCTACTTGCTGCACCTCAG GTTCCGGAGCTCCCGCTCAGGCCGCTTAAGCCTGCATGGAGACATCCGCCTGCTTTTTTCACGCCGGAGCCTGGAACTGGACACAGGGCTCCCCTACGAACTGCAGGCAGTGACTGAGTCCCCTCACAACCCACGTTATTCACCTTTGCCCTGA
- the ATOSB gene encoding atos homolog protein B isoform X1 yields MRHVQAEPSPSSEPEAGPSQPAVRQGALQGGLLMGYSPAGGVTSPRVYQVSIFSPPAGASEPHRALKRPAPPTEVPRELKRGPGLGAREGLPPEEPSTVRLLGPEGLGLGLGVTSQHFCHHGLCVVEQGTSSTSPWTSGAQSPPCSPSNASCNSLHTRDWASPDPGRQGSLGESPGPAPLGQLHTFDTDLHSLAQIGGKSPVAGVGNGGSPWPRESPGTANGHSPEHTPPGPGPPGPCPTKRRLLPAGEALDVSSEDEGPAPRRRRGTLGHPPAANSSDAKATPFWSHLLPGPKEPVLDPTDCSPMGRRLKGARRLKLSSLRSLRKGPGLLSPPSASLVPTPAVSRTLLGNFEESLLRGRFAPSGHIEGFTAEIGASGSYCPQHVTLPVTVTFFDVSEQNAPAPFLGVVDLNPLGRKGYSVPKVGTIQVTLFNPNQTVVKMFLVTFDFSDMPAAHMTFLRHRLFLVPVGEEGNASPTCRLLCYLLHLRFRSSRSGRLSLHGDIRLLFSRRSLELDTGLPYELQAVTESPHNPRYSPLP; encoded by the exons ATGCGCCACGTGCAGGCGGAGCCGTCTCCATCCTCAGAACCAGAGGCTGGCCCTTCGCAGCCTGCAGTCAGGCAGGGGGCCCTCCAGGGTGGCCTGCTCATGGGCTACAGCCCAGCAGGGGGGGTGACATCCCCCAGGGTCTACCAGGTATCCATCTTTTCCCCTCCAGCTGGTGCCTCCGAGCCTCATAGGGCCCTCAAACGGCCAGCCCCACCCACTGAGGTTCCCAGGGAGCTGAAGAGAGGTCCTGGGCTGGGGGCCAGAGAGGGACTACCCCCTGAAGAACCATCTACTGTGAGGCTACTAGGCCCAGAGGGACTGGGGCTGGGACTGGGTGTGACCAGCCAGCATTTCTGCCATCATGGCCTCTGTGTTGTGGAACAGGGAACTAGCTCCACCTCACCTTGGACTTCAGGGGCCCAAAGTCCCCCCTGTTCCCCATCAAATGCTTCCTGCAACAGTTTGCACACCAGAGACTGGGCTTCCCCAGATCCAGGGAGACAGGGGTCCCTGGGGGAGTCTCCAGGGCCAGCCCCTCTGGGCCAGCTGCACACATTTGACACTGATTTGCACAGTCTTGCACAAATAGGGGGTAAGAGCCCAGTGGCTGGGGTGGGCAACGGGGGCAGCCCTTGGCCTAGGGAGTCCCCTGGCACTGCCAATGGGCATAGTCCCGAGCACACACCCCCTGGCCCTGGACCTCCAGGCCCCTGCCCCACCAAGCGAAGGCTGCTTCCTGCTGGAGAAGCCCTGGATGTCAGCTCTGAGGATGAGGGGCCAGCCCCTCGGAGGCGCCGGGGAACCCTGGGCCACCCTCCTGCTGCCAACAGTTCTGATGCCAAAGCCACACCCTTCTGGAGCCATCTGCTGCCTGGGCCCAAGGAGCCTGTGCTG GACCCAACAGACTGCAGTCCCATGGGGCGGAGGCTGAAAGGTGCCCGTCGCCTGAAGCT GAGCTCCCTTCGAAGCCTCCGGAAGGGGCCAGGCCTGCTGAGCCCCCCCAGTGCCTCCCTTGTTCCTACCCCTGCCGTCAGCCGTACCCTGCTGGGCAACTTTGAG GAATCATTGCTGCGAGGACGCTTTGCACCATCTGGCCACATTGAGGGCTTCACGGCAGAGATTGGAGCTAGTGGATCCTATTGCCCCCAGCATGTCACGCTGCCTGTCACTGTCACCTTCTTTGATGTTTCTGAGCAAAATGCCCCGGCCCCCTTCCTG GGTGTCGTGGACCTGAACCCCCTGGGGAGGAAGGGTTACAGCGTGCCCAAGGTGGGCACCATCCAAGTG ACCTTATTTAACCCCAACCAGACTGTGGTGAAGATGTTCCTTGTGACTTTTGACTTCTCGGACATGCCTGCTGCCCATATGACCTTCCTGCGCCATCGCCTCTTTTTGGTGCCTGTGGGTGAGGAGGGAAATGCTAGCCCCACCTGCCGCCTCCTCTGCTACTTGCTGCACCTCAG GTTCCGGAGCTCCCGCTCAGGCCGCTTAAGCCTGCATGGAGACATCCGCCTGCTTTTTTCACGCCGGAGCCTGGAACTGGACACAGGGCTCCCCTACGAACTGCAGGCAGTGACTGAGTCCCCTCACAACCCACGTTATTCACCTTTGCCCTGA
- the ATOSB gene encoding atos homolog protein B isoform X3 yields MGRRLKGARRLKLSSLRSLRKGPGLLSPPSASLVPTPAVSRTLLGNFEESLLRGRFAPSGHIEGFTAEIGASGSYCPQHVTLPVTVTFFDVSEQNAPAPFLGVVDLNPLGRKGYSVPKVGTIQVTLFNPNQTVVKMFLVTFDFSDMPAAHMTFLRHRLFLVPVGEEGNASPTCRLLCYLLHLRFRSSRSGRLSLHGDIRLLFSRRSLELDTGLPYELQAVTESPHNPRYSPLP; encoded by the exons ATGGGGCGGAGGCTGAAAGGTGCCCGTCGCCTGAAGCT GAGCTCCCTTCGAAGCCTCCGGAAGGGGCCAGGCCTGCTGAGCCCCCCCAGTGCCTCCCTTGTTCCTACCCCTGCCGTCAGCCGTACCCTGCTGGGCAACTTTGAG GAATCATTGCTGCGAGGACGCTTTGCACCATCTGGCCACATTGAGGGCTTCACGGCAGAGATTGGAGCTAGTGGATCCTATTGCCCCCAGCATGTCACGCTGCCTGTCACTGTCACCTTCTTTGATGTTTCTGAGCAAAATGCCCCGGCCCCCTTCCTG GGTGTCGTGGACCTGAACCCCCTGGGGAGGAAGGGTTACAGCGTGCCCAAGGTGGGCACCATCCAAGTG ACCTTATTTAACCCCAACCAGACTGTGGTGAAGATGTTCCTTGTGACTTTTGACTTCTCGGACATGCCTGCTGCCCATATGACCTTCCTGCGCCATCGCCTCTTTTTGGTGCCTGTGGGTGAGGAGGGAAATGCTAGCCCCACCTGCCGCCTCCTCTGCTACTTGCTGCACCTCAG GTTCCGGAGCTCCCGCTCAGGCCGCTTAAGCCTGCATGGAGACATCCGCCTGCTTTTTTCACGCCGGAGCCTGGAACTGGACACAGGGCTCCCCTACGAACTGCAGGCAGTGACTGAGTCCCCTCACAACCCACGTTATTCACCTTTGCCCTGA